A genomic window from Arvicola amphibius chromosome 5, mArvAmp1.2, whole genome shotgun sequence includes:
- the Wnt8a gene encoding protein Wnt-8a — translation MGMAMGHLLMLWVAAGMCYPTFGASAWSVSNFLVTGPKAYLTYATSVALGAQTGIEECKFQFAWERWNCPEHAVQFSTHNRLRGATRESSFLHAIRSAGVVYTITKNCSMGDFENCGCDGSKNGRTGGHGWIWGGCSDNVEFGEKISRLFVDSLEKGKDARALMNLHNNRAGRLAVRASMKRTCKCHGISGSCSIQTCWLQLADFREMGDYLKAKYDRALKIELDKRQLRAGNRAEGRWAPTETFLPSAEAELVFLEDSPDYCSRNASLGIYGTEGRECLQNARGASRWEQRSCGRLCTECGLQVEERKTEAVSSCNCNFKWCCTVKCGQCRRIVNRYYCTRPAGSGRSRGKGKGGAR, via the exons ATGGGCATGGCCATGGGGCACTTGCTTATGCTGTGGGTGGCTGCGGGCATGTGCTATCCCACCTTCGGTGCCTCTGCGTG GTCAGTGAGCAATTTCCTGGTAACAGGTCCCAAG GCCTATCTGACTTATGCCACCAGTGTGGCGTTGGGCGCTCAGACTGGCATTGAAGAGTGCAAGTTCCAGTTTGCCTGGGAGCGATGGAACTGCCCTGAGCATGCTGTCCAGTTCTCCACCCACAACAGGCTGAGGGGAG ccaCGAGAGAGTCGTCCTTCCTTCACGCCATCCGCTCTGCTGGAGTCGTGTACACCATCACCAAGAACTGCAGCATGGGCGACTTTGAAAACTGTGGTTGTGATGGGTCCAAAAACGGAAGAACAG GTGGCCATGGCTGGATCTGGGGAGGCTGCAGCGACAATGTGGAATTTGGGGAAAAAATCTCCAGACTCTTCGTGGACAgtctggagaaagggaaggatgcCAGAGCTCTGATGAACCTTCACAACAACAGGGCCGGCAGGCTG GCAGTGAGGGCCTCCATGAAGAGAACTTGCAAATGTCACGGCATCTCAGGAAGCTGTAGCATCCAGACGTGCTGGCTGCAGCTGGCCGACTTCAGAGAGATGGGAGACTATCTAAAAGCCAAGTATGACCGCGCGCTGAAAATTGAGCTGGATAAGCGCCAGCTAAGGGCTGGCAACCGAGCCGAGGGCCGCTGGGCTCCCACAGAGACCTTTCTTCCCAGCGCAGAGGCTGAGCTGGTCTTCCTGGAGGACTCTCCTGACTACTGCTCCCGCAATGCCAGCCTGGGCATCTATGGCACAGAGGGACGCGAATGCCTGCAGAACGCCCGCGGTGCGTCCAGGTGGGAGCAGCGCAGCTGTGGGCGCTTGTGCACCGAGTGCGGGCTGCAGGtggaagagaggaaaacagaggCCGTGAGCAGCTGTAACTGCAACTTTAAATGGTGCTGCACGGTCAAGTGTGGCCAGTGCAGGCGCATAGTGAACAGGTACTACTGCACACGGCCCGCCGGCAGTGGCCGGTCCCGGGGTAAGGGAAAGGGCGGTGCTAGATAA